A window of Borrelia sp. A-FGy1 contains these coding sequences:
- a CDS encoding N-acetylmannosamine-6-phosphate 2-epimerase: MKRDIRKGLIVSCQALEDEPLHSSFIMSKMALAAKMGGAVGIRANGVGDINKIKTEVDLPIIGIIKRVYDHSPVFITPTIREVDELCKEGVDVIALDATLRKRPDGLLLSEFFNKIRAKYPNQPLMADIGSLEEAINADKLGFDFVGTTLYGYTKDTDGLNIADDDFYFLKELLKYNFKSKLVVEGKIDTPLKAKRIFELGVSFVVVGSAITRPMEITKSFIKKINEVRKI, encoded by the coding sequence ATTAAAAGAGATATTAGGAAGGGTTTGATTGTTTCTTGTCAGGCTCTTGAAGATGAGCCATTGCATAGTAGTTTTATTATGTCTAAGATGGCCTTAGCAGCAAAGATGGGTGGTGCAGTTGGAATTAGAGCAAATGGAGTGGGAGATATTAATAAAATAAAAACCGAGGTTGATTTACCGATAATAGGAATTATTAAAAGAGTTTATGATCATTCTCCTGTTTTTATTACGCCTACTATTAGAGAAGTTGACGAACTATGTAAGGAAGGAGTTGATGTCATCGCGCTTGATGCTACCCTAAGAAAACGTCCCGATGGACTTTTGTTATCTGAATTTTTTAATAAAATTAGAGCTAAATATCCAAATCAACCCTTAATGGCAGATATTGGTTCTTTGGAAGAAGCTATTAATGCGGATAAACTTGGGTTTGATTTTGTTGGTACTACTTTGTATGGATATACAAAAGATACTGATGGGTTAAATATTGCTGATGATGATTTTTACTTTTTAAAGGAATTACTTAAATATAACTTTAAGTCAAAATTAGTGGTTGAGGGTAAAATTGATACGCCTCTTAAGGCTAAGAGAATATTTGAGTTGGGAGTTTCTTTTGTTGTTGTAGGAAGTGCTATTACAAGGCCTATGGAAATTACAAAAAGTTTTATTAAGAAGATAAAT